Within the Devosia lucknowensis genome, the region AGCACCAGCGTGGTGATCCAGCGGCTGTCGAACGATGCCGACGTATCCACGACGATGCCCATCTCGCCTGCCCGGCTGAAGATGGCGTCAAGCCCGCCCCCGATATAGACGACGAACACCCCTACCGCCACGAGTGCCGCCAGCTTCACCACCGCCTCGAAGGCGATGGCGGCCACGACGCCATGATGCTGCTCCTTGGCATCGACGTGCCGCGTGCCGAAGAGAATGGTGAACAGCGCCATGGCCGCCGCCACCCCCAGCGCCAGCCCCACATCGTCGATGCCCTTGAGGCTCCCGCGGCCGAATTCCGACGATCCGGCGACCGCCTGGATCGACGATGTCACTGCTTTGAGCTGCAGGGCGATATAGGGCGCGATGCCCACCACAGCGATGCAGGTGACGATGACGCCCAGCCGGCTCGACTTGCCGAAGCGGGACGACAGCAGGTCGGCCACGGAGGTGATGCGATGCAGGTGGCCGATGCGCACCAGCCGCCGCAACAGGAAATACCACCCCACGAACACCAGCGTCGGGCCAAGATAGATCGTGAGGAATTCCAGCCCACTGCGCGCGGCATTTCCCACGGCGCCGTAGAATGTCCAGCTTGTGCAATAGACCGATATGGACAGCGTATAGACGGCCGGCGAATGCAGCCAGGAATTGTTGTTGCGCCGCGCCCGCCGGTCGCCGACATAGGCCAGAACGAACAGCAACCCCACATAGGCGATCGATGTGGCAATGACGAAATCGGCCGACAACATCAGCTGTCGCCTTCGTCGGACAGGTCGTTCCGGTCGGGCTCGAGGTGTCGCGTCAACGCCACCGTTCCCCCGATCAGCGCCAGCCACAGTCCGAAGAGATAAACGACGATCTGCGGCACGCCCGCAAAGCGCACGTCGTGATTGAAGAGTTGCACCAGTGGCGGCACCAGCAGCAGAAACCCCGCCACTGTCAGCACCAGCATGCCGCCGACGACCCTACGGCGTTCCATCCGCGTCGCCCAGCAACTGCCGTACGGCTCCGACCACTTCGGCATTGGAATAGGGCTTGGTGACGAACCCGTCCGCCCCCAGCTCCTCTGCGATCCGTCGGTCCTGCTGCTGCCCCTTTGCCGTCAGGATCAGCACGGGCAGGTCCTTGGTATCGATGCTGGCGCGCAATTGCTTGAGCACGTCGAAACCACTGCGGCGCGGCAGCATCACGTCGAGCACCAGCACTCGTGGCCGGTTTCGCCGGACGCTTTCAAGCGCCGCTTCCCCGTCCGTCACGGAATCGATGCTCCAGCCTGCGCGTCGCAGAATGAAGTCGAGTGATTCCAATATACTTGGCTCATCCTCGGCGATCAGAACATCGACAGCCAAACTTCCCCCCAGTCATCCGCGGTCTCCCCTCCGCGAACAGCGACAATAAAGCGCAATCACCCGTGTTCGCCAAGGCCGAATTCTTTCGGGATCAGCGGCAGGCGTGTCACCGAACGCTGTCCACCGGGCCCCAGCATCTCTTCCTGCCTTGCCGAACAGTCCCGCCGCGGGCACAGCCGGCAGCTCGGTCCCACCGGCACGTCGGCCGTCTGGTCCGAAAGGTTCAGTCCGGTGCCGTATATGGTGCGGTCGGCGTGCAGCGCGTCACAGGCCAGCATCACCGAGATCACGGTCGGCTGGTCGCGGAACGAATGCGGCCGGTGCTGCAGCGTCCGCGCAAGGAAGAGGTAGCGCGAGCCATCCGAGAAACGCACCACCTGCCGCAGCAGGGCATCGGGCTGCCGAAAGGCACCGTAGATGGCCCAGAGCGGACAGGCGTGGCCGGCATTGGGCAGGAGCAGGCCAGGCAATGGAAAGTGCTTGGTCAGCCGCCCGGCCGGATCGGAGCGGAGAAAACCGAACGGAATACCCTCCTCGCCCGGTCGCCGCAGCGACACCAGCCGGTGCGCGACCTGTTCGAAACTGCCATTGAACGCCTGCCTCAATTGGTCGATGTCATAGGCGGCCCGCTCGGCCTCCGCCAGGAAGCGCGAATACGGGAACACCATCGCACCAGCCAGATATGACCCCATGGCCCGCGCCGCCA harbors:
- a CDS encoding response regulator transcription factor, translating into MAVDVLIAEDEPSILESLDFILRRAGWSIDSVTDGEAALESVRRNRPRVLVLDVMLPRRSGFDVLKQLRASIDTKDLPVLILTAKGQQQDRRIAEELGADGFVTKPYSNAEVVGAVRQLLGDADGTP